In Bacteriovorax stolpii, a single genomic region encodes these proteins:
- a CDS encoding glycosyltransferase yields the protein MKNKYSRNILYVLPSKAWNTKERFAFRDIIQAKGHGYNVYLYTYEDSFAAKVAKHLEIEIIPYKPHFINRFLRFHKHLALGQAFKKSHIDIVHCYDFTLLCSLSFQLKRQNITALVVTQDHSIDKPLQRFWYRPLISRIDSLILANKNLLQDALGNLGLPLKKIEYFGLGIKYEEAINPLQIAVNFELYKDYFLAGTYVSPGLNDHKHITPILAALKVINQKEPGGKRSKLVLISPVDFQSMSLLPNLMRDIQEQDLQEDVLFVTTQDIVGVISRLDLWVSNSPEELIEDHAISALIHEVPAVLTRNFCSKDLIEEYEGVGETYKLFDARELRDKWEKMILGRAVYREKTRLYKYFIEREHSYKSYKSQLMSLYSKSVQRRVRLFRKK from the coding sequence TTGAAGAATAAGTACTCCAGAAATATTCTTTACGTCCTGCCCAGCAAGGCCTGGAATACGAAGGAGCGCTTCGCTTTTCGCGATATCATTCAAGCAAAAGGTCACGGATATAACGTTTATCTCTACACGTACGAAGACTCTTTTGCGGCAAAAGTCGCCAAGCATTTAGAGATCGAAATCATTCCTTATAAACCGCACTTTATTAATCGTTTCCTGCGCTTTCATAAACATTTAGCTTTGGGCCAGGCCTTTAAAAAAAGTCATATTGATATCGTTCACTGTTACGACTTCACACTTTTATGCTCACTTTCTTTCCAGCTGAAAAGACAAAATATCACAGCACTTGTTGTGACTCAGGATCATAGTATCGACAAACCTCTACAGCGTTTCTGGTACAGACCACTGATCTCGCGTATTGATTCATTGATTCTTGCCAATAAAAATCTATTGCAAGATGCCCTTGGAAATTTAGGTCTTCCTCTAAAAAAGATCGAGTATTTTGGATTAGGGATCAAGTACGAAGAGGCGATTAACCCTCTTCAAATCGCGGTGAACTTCGAACTTTATAAAGACTATTTCCTGGCCGGAACTTACGTTTCACCGGGACTGAACGATCATAAGCACATTACTCCCATCCTTGCGGCCCTTAAAGTTATTAACCAAAAAGAGCCGGGTGGTAAAAGAAGTAAACTTGTGTTGATTTCTCCTGTGGATTTCCAAAGCATGTCTCTGCTTCCTAATTTAATGAGAGATATTCAGGAACAAGACCTGCAGGAAGATGTTCTTTTCGTGACAACTCAGGATATTGTAGGAGTCATCTCTCGCCTTGATTTATGGGTGAGTAATTCTCCGGAAGAGTTGATTGAAGACCATGCTATTTCCGCTCTTATTCACGAAGTGCCTGCAGTTTTAACTCGCAACTTTTGCAGCAAAGACTTAATCGAAGAGTATGAAGGCGTCGGAGAGACTTATAAGCTCTTCGATGCAAGAGAGCTGCGTGACAAATGGGAGAAGATGATTCTCGGCCGTGCAGTTTATAGAGAGAAAACCAGACTCTACAAATATTTCATTGAACGCGAGCATTCGTACAAGAGTTATAAATCACAGCTTATGAGTCTTTACTCAAAATCAGTTCAGAGAAGGGTTCGTCTTTTCAGGAAGAAATAA
- a CDS encoding DUF3108 domain-containing protein, translating to MKNFKSALFFLCCLAVTSCATNYEEEKSVLLQKPEGSDLVTAFDVEKEQAESYKTQSIEEQKKAEEERIAAEALAAAQKKGKNSKVKTPAVKEPDSKETTATKEAKAVAKPATQTASSNYLNPVLPANYPEEYKAYDAKSRAVWSKFKPVFYQGEQSIMAISYLGVTAGYITILSKEVVSLNNKQAFHFYARFKSSDSYRYFYWLDDRLDSYVEKETFLPMKYSLIQREKKQNVDDLQLFDFQKMMTYHWYKRVKEGSNKDEKINAPIPSLSQDSFSALQLVRGLPLNKGDIYEFPVVTRGKFWLLKVEVMGEDTINVADKEVKAIKIRAETNFPGVLKKSGDIIFWYGNDPERKLLKFQAKIKIGSVYGELVEYKPGIKVQ from the coding sequence ATGAAGAATTTTAAATCAGCTTTATTTTTCCTTTGTTGCCTGGCCGTAACCAGCTGTGCGACTAATTATGAAGAAGAGAAATCAGTTCTTTTGCAAAAGCCTGAAGGTTCAGACCTGGTCACTGCATTTGATGTAGAAAAAGAGCAGGCCGAAAGTTATAAAACTCAATCGATCGAAGAGCAAAAAAAGGCCGAAGAAGAAAGAATTGCAGCGGAGGCGCTGGCAGCAGCTCAAAAGAAAGGAAAAAATTCTAAAGTTAAGACTCCGGCAGTAAAAGAGCCTGATTCAAAAGAAACGACTGCAACTAAAGAAGCAAAGGCTGTGGCAAAACCTGCAACTCAAACAGCTTCGAGTAATTATTTAAACCCTGTTCTTCCTGCAAATTACCCGGAAGAGTACAAGGCCTATGATGCAAAATCGAGAGCAGTCTGGAGCAAGTTCAAACCGGTATTTTATCAAGGTGAACAGTCCATCATGGCCATCAGCTACCTTGGAGTGACTGCAGGTTATATTACGATTCTTTCTAAAGAAGTTGTTTCGCTTAACAATAAGCAAGCCTTCCATTTTTATGCCCGCTTTAAATCAAGTGATTCTTACCGTTACTTCTACTGGCTAGACGATAGACTCGACAGTTATGTTGAAAAAGAAACTTTCCTTCCTATGAAGTACTCGTTGATTCAAAGAGAAAAGAAACAAAATGTTGATGACCTTCAGCTTTTTGATTTTCAAAAGATGATGACTTATCACTGGTATAAACGTGTGAAGGAAGGATCGAATAAAGATGAAAAGATCAATGCTCCTATCCCGAGTTTGTCTCAGGACTCTTTTTCTGCACTTCAATTGGTAAGAGGTCTGCCTTTAAATAAGGGTGATATCTATGAGTTCCCAGTCGTGACACGTGGAAAATTTTGGCTTCTAAAAGTTGAAGTGATGGGCGAAGACACTATTAATGTTGCAGACAAAGAAGTGAAGGCCATTAAAATCAGAGCAGAAACAAACTTTCCTGGTGTTCTTAAAAAGAGCGGCGACATTATCTTCTGGTACGGAAATGATCCAGAAAGAAAACTACTTAAGTTCCAGGCCAAGATCAAAATCGGATCAGTTTACGGGGAACTGGTAGAATATAAACCGGGAATCAAGGTTCAGTAA
- a CDS encoding YiiX/YebB-like N1pC/P60 family cysteine hydrolase, with the protein MSLKTIFSFILLTVLALPFMASADEFRERTFIDHYTKLTMENRDRLETLTDNVQNGELFQKMRQKARISSLTNDERQMLREAWGQLLYSHLQLNLVIDKLSSYEKEIVDDEFLKDDYFTIQYAAYLAQYKSAIAFIRAMRTIPTTDKVLNESFAELGLESRTFARFKFEYLNIKKFTEYSGYRIQGLTNKVSVSPLSLGIEKDEDYIGKFNRYKGFLYTMKNAGRITAHLLFKIYFPLQKNISEWMGDERVARGNEFLINQEQIKIIHSKLRAGDVLIERREWYLSNIGLPGFWPHAALYIGRPEERAYLEQDPEVIEWVKSEGIESGSFEELLASRHKETYQESLGQDESKHDYRVLEAMSEGVVYTSLEHSANADSLAVIRPRLSNLDIAKGLLTSLTYQGRPYDFNFDFRTDSTVVCSELIYYTYQPTKEKNGLYFPVTTTMGRPVVTPNNIIKEFTETYGTDKQQYDLVVFLDGNDKKREAVFSDIEMLKTTWNRPKWFIFTQNKKK; encoded by the coding sequence ATGTCTCTTAAAACGATCTTTTCTTTTATTCTTTTAACGGTGTTAGCACTGCCTTTTATGGCCAGTGCGGACGAGTTTAGAGAACGCACTTTCATTGATCACTACACAAAACTGACAATGGAAAATCGCGATCGCCTGGAGACGTTAACTGACAATGTCCAAAACGGAGAGCTTTTCCAGAAAATGCGCCAGAAGGCCCGCATTTCGTCATTAACCAATGATGAGCGCCAGATGCTTCGTGAGGCCTGGGGGCAACTTCTTTATTCACACTTACAACTGAATCTGGTTATTGATAAATTGTCTTCTTATGAAAAAGAAATCGTTGATGATGAATTCTTAAAAGATGATTACTTCACCATTCAGTATGCGGCTTACCTGGCCCAATACAAAAGTGCGATTGCCTTTATCCGTGCTATGAGAACAATCCCAACAACTGACAAAGTTTTGAATGAATCGTTTGCTGAATTAGGTCTTGAATCGAGAACTTTTGCCCGTTTTAAATTTGAATACCTCAATATTAAAAAATTCACAGAGTATTCAGGTTACAGAATTCAGGGGTTAACGAACAAGGTAAGTGTTTCTCCCCTTAGCTTAGGAATTGAAAAAGACGAAGATTATATTGGAAAGTTTAACCGCTATAAGGGTTTCCTTTATACAATGAAAAATGCCGGTAGAATTACAGCGCATTTATTATTTAAAATTTATTTCCCTCTACAGAAAAATATTTCTGAATGGATGGGGGATGAGCGCGTGGCCCGCGGAAATGAATTCTTAATCAACCAGGAACAAATTAAAATCATCCACTCTAAATTAAGAGCGGGAGATGTCCTGATTGAAAGACGTGAATGGTATTTATCAAATATTGGTCTTCCAGGCTTTTGGCCACATGCTGCTCTTTATATTGGACGCCCAGAAGAGCGTGCTTACTTAGAGCAAGACCCGGAAGTTATCGAATGGGTTAAATCAGAAGGGATTGAAAGCGGAAGCTTTGAAGAACTTTTAGCTAGCCGACATAAAGAAACTTATCAGGAAAGTTTAGGTCAGGACGAATCAAAACATGACTACCGCGTTCTGGAGGCGATGAGTGAAGGGGTGGTTTATACCAGCCTTGAGCACTCTGCAAACGCCGACTCGCTAGCAGTTATTCGTCCGAGACTTTCAAATCTCGATATTGCGAAAGGACTTCTGACGTCGCTGACGTACCAAGGCCGTCCATACGATTTTAACTTTGATTTTAGAACTGATTCAACTGTCGTTTGCTCAGAGTTGATCTACTATACTTATCAGCCGACAAAAGAAAAAAATGGTCTCTACTTCCCGGTGACAACAACTATGGGAAGACCAGTGGTAACTCCAAATAACATTATTAAGGAATTCACTGAAACGTACGGCACAGATAAACAACAATACGACCTGGTGGTTTTCCTCGATGGTAACGACAAAAAACGCGAAGCCGTTTTCTCTGACATCGAGATGCTCAAGACGACGTGGAATCGCCCAAAGTGGTTTATCTTTACTCAAAATAAGAAAAAATAG